The Streptomyces sp. NL15-2K genome contains a region encoding:
- a CDS encoding tyrosine-type recombinase/integrase, which yields MLVQRVLMPASSLESWTVLGDEGGIVEPIERYLTYLTDIERSPNTVKAYAHDLKDWFVFLGRRGLDWREVRLEDLGEFVAWLRLPPAGRDGRVALLPSAEHHCGVTTVNRKLSAVSGLYVFHARHGVDLGDLVTELQPVRARRTGWKPFLYHLAGGEPERRRTIKLKTPRMHPTILTAAQVQAILDACTRLRDRFLFALLWETGIRIGEALGLRHEDLAAAEGELIVTPRVNDNRARAKSASPRTVPVGPEIIRLYADYLHDEYGDLDSDYMFVNLWGGSYGHPLTYAAVYDLVLRIRRATGIDFDPHWFRHTRATLLLRRKVPIEVVSTLLGHSSIATTLDIYGHLSVEDARRALEAAGFLTGREVHW from the coding sequence ATGCTGGTGCAACGGGTGTTGATGCCCGCCTCGTCGCTTGAGTCGTGGACGGTCCTTGGCGACGAGGGCGGGATAGTCGAGCCGATCGAGCGCTATCTGACCTACCTGACCGACATCGAGCGGTCCCCGAACACGGTCAAGGCATACGCCCATGATCTGAAGGATTGGTTCGTCTTCCTCGGCCGGCGCGGTCTGGACTGGCGCGAGGTGCGGTTGGAGGATCTGGGCGAGTTCGTCGCCTGGCTCCGGCTGCCGCCTGCGGGTCGTGACGGCAGGGTCGCGTTGCTGCCGTCAGCGGAGCATCACTGCGGGGTGACCACGGTCAACCGAAAGCTGTCGGCGGTCAGCGGTCTTTACGTCTTCCACGCCCGTCACGGCGTGGACCTGGGTGATCTGGTCACCGAGCTGCAGCCGGTGCGAGCCCGACGGACGGGCTGGAAGCCGTTTCTGTATCACCTGGCCGGCGGCGAACCCGAGCGGCGCCGCACGATCAAGCTGAAGACGCCTCGCATGCACCCGACCATCCTGACCGCCGCCCAGGTCCAGGCAATCCTGGACGCGTGCACCCGGCTGCGGGACCGGTTCTTGTTCGCGCTGCTGTGGGAGACCGGCATCCGGATCGGCGAGGCCCTTGGTCTGCGTCACGAGGATCTCGCTGCGGCAGAAGGCGAGTTGATCGTCACTCCGCGAGTCAATGACAACCGGGCACGGGCCAAGTCCGCCTCTCCCCGCACTGTGCCCGTCGGCCCCGAGATCATCCGGCTCTACGCGGACTATCTCCACGACGAGTACGGCGACCTGGACAGCGATTACATGTTCGTCAACCTCTGGGGCGGCTCCTACGGACACCCGCTGACCTATGCGGCCGTCTACGACCTGGTGCTGCGAATCCGCCGTGCCACCGGCATCGACTTCGACCCTCACTGGTTCCGTCACACCCGGGCCACTTTGCTCCTGCGCCGCAAGGTGCCCATCGAGGTCGTCAGTACCTTGCTTGGCCATTCCTCGATCGCCACCACGCTCGATATTTACGGTCACTTGTCCGTCGAGGACGCCCGTCGCGCCCTGGAGGCCGCCGGGTTCCTGACCGGGCGGGAGGTCCACTGGTGA
- a CDS encoding glycine betaine ABC transporter substrate-binding protein, producing the protein MNRTSRRSRGALLLGCIATVLTLVTTACSGETASVDSGSGGGRGDSKTLKIAVVEGWDEGTSATYLWKEILEERGYKVDVQSLDVASTFTGVANKQVDLYLDAWLPSTHESYWKKLGSKLEVTSTWYAPADLNLTVPTYVKDVNSIADLKAHASEFGGQIVGIEAGSGLMRLTRESVMPAYGLKDDYQLTESSSSAMLSALQSAIGKKKPIVVTLWRPHWAYAKLPLKVLKDPKGAYGDPDKVQAIAPKGFAADHPELAGWLKNFKLTSAQLGSLELLLQKRGSGHEQEAAKEWIGENKTLVESWLK; encoded by the coding sequence ATGAACCGCACCTCACGCCGATCCCGCGGCGCACTTCTCCTCGGCTGTATTGCCACCGTACTCACTCTGGTCACCACCGCGTGCAGCGGAGAGACGGCGAGCGTGGACTCCGGCTCCGGCGGGGGGCGCGGCGACTCTAAGACGCTGAAGATCGCCGTCGTCGAGGGCTGGGACGAGGGCACCTCCGCCACGTATCTCTGGAAGGAGATCCTCGAAGAGCGCGGTTACAAGGTCGACGTTCAGTCACTGGACGTCGCCAGCACCTTCACCGGCGTCGCGAACAAACAGGTCGACCTCTACCTCGACGCCTGGCTGCCCAGTACCCACGAGTCGTATTGGAAGAAGCTCGGCTCCAAGCTGGAGGTCACCTCCACCTGGTACGCACCGGCCGACCTCAATCTGACCGTCCCCACGTACGTGAAGGACGTCAACTCGATCGCCGATCTCAAGGCGCATGCATCGGAGTTCGGCGGCCAGATCGTCGGCATCGAGGCGGGCTCCGGCCTGATGCGGCTCACGCGTGAGAGCGTCATGCCCGCCTACGGTCTCAAGGATGACTATCAGCTCACCGAAAGCAGCAGCTCCGCCATGCTCTCCGCGCTGCAGAGCGCGATCGGCAAGAAGAAACCGATCGTGGTCACCTTGTGGCGACCGCACTGGGCGTACGCGAAGCTGCCGCTGAAGGTCCTCAAGGACCCCAAGGGCGCATACGGCGACCCCGACAAGGTCCAGGCCATCGCCCCCAAGGGCTTCGCCGCCGACCACCCCGAACTGGCCGGATGGCTCAAGAACTTCAAGCTCACCTCGGCCCAGCTGGGCAGCCTTGAACTGCTGCTTCAGAAGAGGGGCTCGGGCCATGAGCAGGAAGCCGCGAAGGAGTGGATCGGTGAGAACAAGACGCTGGTCGAATCCTGGCTGAAGTGA
- a CDS encoding betaine/proline/choline family ABC transporter ATP-binding protein (Members of the family are the ATP-binding subunit of ABC transporters for substrates such as betaine, L-proline or other amino acids, choline, carnitine, etc. The substrate specificity is best determined from the substrate-binding subunit, rather than this subunit, as it interacts with the permease subunit and not with substrate directly.) → MVIEASRLKKVYGSASDGVHAVDDVTFDVAPGELFVIMGLSGSGKSTLLRMLNRLVEPTSGELRIDGRDVLAMGDADLRELRNRKVNMVFQHFALFPHRTVRENAAYGMRLRGVAESERLDRADWALRTVGLGDRGDAYPGELSGGQRQRVGLARALATDAEILLMDEPFSALDPLIRRDMQDLLLILQRDLRRTIVFVTHDLNEAMRLGDRIMVMRDGRVVQLGSATDILHSPADDYVRDFVSDVDRSRVLTASAIMREPLMTASADDDPRDVLRRLSNIEAAGVYVRDSDGRIAGVARDDLLSQAVRDGRTSVRECLVEEYERTGPDTLLVDLCPRVGRHAVPLAVTDDDGRLLGVVPRAALLTALSDPRKSDATDPRKEAAHV, encoded by the coding sequence ATGGTGATTGAGGCATCTCGGCTGAAAAAGGTGTACGGCTCGGCATCCGACGGAGTGCACGCGGTCGACGACGTGACGTTCGACGTGGCGCCAGGAGAGCTCTTTGTGATCATGGGGCTGTCGGGTTCCGGCAAGTCGACCCTGCTCCGCATGCTCAACCGGCTGGTGGAGCCGACCTCCGGTGAACTGCGCATCGACGGCCGCGATGTGTTGGCGATGGGCGACGCGGACCTTCGGGAGCTGCGCAACCGCAAGGTCAACATGGTCTTCCAGCACTTCGCGCTGTTCCCGCATCGCACGGTGCGTGAGAACGCCGCCTACGGCATGCGGCTGCGGGGGGTCGCCGAATCCGAGCGGCTCGATCGCGCCGACTGGGCGCTGCGAACGGTCGGCCTCGGTGACCGGGGCGATGCCTACCCCGGCGAATTGTCCGGTGGTCAGCGACAGCGCGTAGGCCTTGCCCGTGCGCTCGCCACGGACGCCGAGATCCTGCTCATGGACGAGCCGTTCAGCGCGCTCGACCCGCTGATCCGCCGCGACATGCAGGACCTGCTGCTGATCCTGCAGCGGGACCTGCGCCGCACGATCGTCTTCGTCACCCACGACCTCAACGAGGCGATGCGGCTGGGCGACCGGATCATGGTCATGCGCGACGGGCGCGTCGTACAACTCGGCTCCGCGACCGACATCCTCCACTCGCCCGCCGACGACTACGTTCGCGACTTCGTCTCCGACGTCGACCGTTCACGCGTGCTGACCGCGAGCGCCATCATGCGCGAGCCGCTGATGACGGCGAGCGCGGACGACGATCCCCGGGACGTCCTGAGGAGGCTGTCGAACATCGAGGCCGCGGGGGTATACGTACGGGACTCCGACGGGCGCATCGCCGGCGTGGCGCGCGACGACCTGCTCTCCCAGGCGGTCCGGGATGGCCGTACGTCCGTGCGCGAATGCCTGGTCGAGGAGTACGAGCGGACCGGCCCCGACACCCTGCTCGTCGACCTGTGCCCGCGGGTCGGACGGCACGCCGTGCCCCTTGCCGTCACCGACGACGACGGCCGGCTCCTCGGCGTCGTCCCCCGTGCGGCACTCCTCACGGCTCTGTCCGACCCCCGGAAGTCGGACGCGACCGACCCCCGGAAGGAGGCGGCCCATGTCTAG
- a CDS encoding proline/glycine betaine ABC transporter permease: protein MSSPLFTIDLGTPVSSAVDWLTQHLGGAFDAISSVMTTLVNAVLFVLTAPHPLVVTGVFAALAYVAGKWGFAAFTVVAFLLIQGMNLWTEAMQSLAVVTVASALAVAIGVPIGVWAARGRVASAVVRPVLDFMQTLPVFVYLIPAVFFFGIGLVPGVVATTVFAVPPAVRLTELGIRQVDKEVVEAAHAFGAKPREILREVQLPLALPSIMAGINQVIMLALSMVVIAGMVGAAGLGTVVVRGISQLDVGVGFQGGLAVVFLAIFLDRVTGALATPRRRRRRKNRTRPTPAADVTSDPAPEPAIAASA from the coding sequence ATGTCTAGCCCCTTGTTCACCATCGATCTCGGTACGCCGGTCAGTTCCGCCGTCGACTGGCTCACGCAGCACCTGGGCGGCGCCTTCGACGCCATCTCCTCGGTGATGACGACGCTGGTCAACGCCGTACTCTTCGTCCTCACCGCACCCCATCCACTCGTCGTGACAGGGGTCTTCGCGGCACTCGCGTACGTCGCCGGCAAGTGGGGCTTCGCCGCCTTCACCGTCGTCGCCTTCCTCCTCATCCAGGGCATGAACCTGTGGACCGAGGCGATGCAGTCCCTTGCGGTCGTCACGGTCGCGTCCGCCCTCGCCGTGGCCATCGGGGTACCCATAGGCGTCTGGGCCGCCCGGGGCCGGGTGGCCAGCGCCGTCGTCCGGCCGGTGCTCGACTTCATGCAGACCCTGCCGGTGTTCGTCTACCTCATCCCGGCCGTCTTCTTCTTCGGCATCGGCCTCGTCCCCGGAGTCGTCGCGACCACCGTCTTCGCCGTCCCGCCCGCCGTCCGCCTCACCGAACTGGGCATCCGGCAGGTCGACAAGGAGGTCGTCGAGGCCGCGCACGCCTTCGGCGCCAAGCCCCGCGAGATCCTGCGGGAGGTCCAACTCCCGCTCGCCCTGCCCTCGATCATGGCCGGCATCAACCAGGTGATCATGCTGGCGCTGTCCATGGTGGTCATCGCCGGCATGGTCGGCGCCGCCGGCCTCGGCACCGTCGTCGTCCGCGGCATCAGCCAACTCGACGTGGGCGTCGGCTTCCAGGGCGGACTGGCCGTCGTCTTCCTCGCCATCTTCCTCGACCGCGTCACCGGCGCGCTGGCCACGCCGAGGCGACGCCGGCGCCGCAAGAACCGCACCCGGCCCACCCCGGCCGCCGACGTCACCTCCGATCCCGCCCCCGAACCCGCCATCGCCGCTTCGGCGTGA
- a CDS encoding site-specific integrase — MAAVRPEFRVGVFIPAPGELIFGLGACRVPGCPRQPRTRQLCRGHYYRWQRRGGPDIETFIADPGPGPVGRTELTECSVAGCHYGAARQGLCVSHHGFWERTGKPEKKKWVADLPAVADSSHQICRLSFCTLWIQGKSPFCHNHKSRWYAVGSPEIEEFVRRCEVAGDDRFDFRPLDDKRQLKLELQYALQCRHDERQVNTHSSAVSPVIRLTAASEAGSLLEWPMEQWSEHFAAMRGASHDQNGQLAFLRYAHEHLEDLACGSGWESEFPRDVWVLRRLGIEGTRARLRFDRIAQPWLREPAKRFVRWRLSIGRSINQAVVDILALNRFSGFLADPRVAAGGLVAVDRKVLERYLADLAVDPRSIHSRGRDIGSLNAFFHAIRRHGWDETLPANATFYPDDFPRPDKRLPRALAEQVMAQVEQPANLDRWHNPEGRLLTLVLMRCGLRVGDACNLAFDCIIRDADGAAYLRYLNRKMKREALVPIDEEVEGEITAQQQRVLGRWPGGSRWLFPAPRMNPDGTRPLTTHSYRGQLDLWLERCDVRDEHGRAVHLTPHQWRHTFGTRLINRDVPQEVVRVLLDHSSGEMTAHYARLHDTTVRRHWEKARKVNIKGESVTVDPDGPLAEATWAKQRLGRVTQALPNGYCGLPVQKTCPHANACLTCPMFVTTPEFLPQHRDQRQQLLQIVSAAEARGQTRVVEMNRQVLGNLEKVITGLESDPGQSGASADAS, encoded by the coding sequence ATGGCTGCGGTCCGGCCGGAGTTCCGCGTCGGTGTGTTCATCCCCGCTCCGGGAGAGCTGATCTTCGGGCTGGGAGCCTGCCGGGTTCCCGGATGTCCACGGCAGCCCCGCACCCGTCAGCTCTGCCGCGGTCATTACTACCGCTGGCAGCGGCGCGGAGGCCCCGACATCGAAACGTTCATCGCCGATCCCGGCCCCGGCCCGGTCGGGCGGACTGAACTGACCGAGTGCTCCGTCGCCGGCTGCCACTACGGTGCGGCCCGCCAAGGGCTGTGCGTGAGCCATCACGGCTTCTGGGAACGAACGGGCAAGCCCGAGAAGAAGAAGTGGGTGGCCGATCTGCCGGCGGTCGCCGACAGCAGCCACCAGATCTGCCGCTTGTCGTTCTGCACCCTGTGGATCCAGGGGAAGTCGCCGTTCTGCCACAACCACAAGTCCCGCTGGTATGCCGTCGGCAGCCCCGAGATCGAGGAGTTCGTACGCCGCTGCGAGGTCGCCGGAGACGACCGCTTCGACTTCCGGCCGCTGGACGACAAGCGTCAGCTCAAGCTCGAATTGCAGTACGCGCTGCAGTGCCGCCACGACGAGCGGCAGGTCAACACCCATAGCTCGGCCGTCTCGCCGGTGATCCGGCTGACCGCCGCCAGCGAGGCAGGATCCTTGCTGGAGTGGCCGATGGAGCAGTGGAGTGAGCACTTCGCCGCGATGCGCGGGGCCAGCCATGACCAGAACGGACAACTTGCGTTCCTGCGCTACGCGCACGAGCATCTGGAGGATCTCGCCTGCGGCAGCGGCTGGGAGAGCGAGTTCCCCCGCGATGTGTGGGTGCTGCGTCGGCTCGGAATCGAGGGCACCCGGGCCCGGTTGCGGTTCGACCGCATCGCCCAGCCATGGCTGCGCGAGCCGGCCAAAAGGTTCGTGCGCTGGCGGCTCAGTATCGGCCGCAGCATCAACCAGGCCGTCGTCGACATCCTCGCGCTCAACCGATTCTCCGGCTTCCTGGCCGACCCACGGGTCGCCGCGGGCGGTCTGGTTGCGGTGGACCGGAAGGTACTCGAACGCTACCTGGCCGATCTCGCCGTCGACCCGCGGTCGATCCACTCGCGCGGCCGGGACATCGGCTCGCTGAACGCGTTCTTCCACGCCATTCGCCGCCACGGCTGGGACGAGACCCTTCCGGCGAACGCGACCTTCTACCCCGACGACTTCCCCCGTCCCGACAAGCGGTTGCCCCGGGCGCTTGCCGAGCAGGTCATGGCCCAGGTCGAGCAGCCCGCCAACCTCGACCGCTGGCACAACCCCGAGGGCCGCCTGCTGACCTTGGTCCTCATGCGGTGCGGGCTGCGGGTCGGTGACGCCTGCAACCTGGCCTTCGACTGCATCATCCGGGACGCCGACGGCGCCGCCTATCTGCGCTACCTCAACCGGAAGATGAAACGCGAGGCCCTGGTCCCCATCGACGAGGAGGTCGAGGGCGAGATCACCGCCCAGCAGCAGCGCGTCCTGGGACGCTGGCCCGGCGGCAGCCGGTGGCTGTTCCCGGCCCCGCGGATGAACCCCGACGGCACCCGACCGCTGACCACCCACTCCTACCGCGGACAGCTCGATCTCTGGCTGGAGCGCTGCGACGTCCGCGACGAGCACGGCCGGGCGGTGCACCTGACGCCCCATCAATGGCGCCACACTTTTGGAACCAGGCTGATCAACCGGGACGTCCCACAGGAAGTCGTACGCGTCCTTCTTGATCACTCCTCGGGTGAGATGACCGCGCATTACGCCCGGCTGCACGACACCACGGTTCGCCGGCACTGGGAGAAGGCCCGCAAGGTCAACATCAAGGGCGAGAGCGTCACCGTCGATCCCGACGGCCCGCTGGCCGAGGCCACCTGGGCCAAGCAGCGGCTCGGCCGCGTGACCCAGGCCCTACCCAACGGCTACTGCGGCCTGCCAGTACAGAAAACCTGTCCGCATGCCAACGCTTGCCTGACCTGCCCGATGTTCGTCACCACCCCCGAGTTCCTGCCACAACACCGCGATCAGCGCCAGCAGTTGCTGCAGATCGTCTCCGCCGCCGAGGCCCGCGGCCAAACGCGGGTGGTCGAGATGAACCGCCAAGTCCTCGGAAACCTGGAGAAGGTCATTACCGGTCTGGAGTCCGATCCCGGGCAGTCGGGGGCTTCCGCCGATGCGAGCTGA
- a CDS encoding IclR family transcriptional regulator: MTSNGSRPRDHSVQSVDRAVSILQVLATRGPSGVTEIAEELAIHKSTVFRLLATLESRGMVEQDAERGRYRIGYTVVELAGGASKVNDLAVLSHPVCQELAAAVGDTVNVAIRDGDDVISIDQAIGSAIMSIDWVGRHSPMHATSAGKLFMAHMTPDEIAEIFAKRPEQYTPHTIIDPVRLAAELKAVRERGYATTSEEHEIGLAAIAAPVHSLNGQVIAAVTLSGPTFRINEDTIPDLAEQVMKAGAKISWRRGYVKRG, translated from the coding sequence ATGACCAGCAACGGCAGCCGCCCACGTGATCACTCGGTGCAGTCCGTCGACCGGGCGGTATCGATCCTGCAAGTGCTGGCCACGCGGGGCCCCAGCGGGGTGACCGAGATCGCCGAGGAACTGGCCATCCACAAGTCGACCGTGTTCCGGCTGCTGGCGACACTGGAGTCACGGGGCATGGTCGAGCAGGACGCCGAGCGCGGGCGGTACCGCATCGGGTACACGGTGGTGGAACTGGCGGGCGGCGCGAGCAAGGTGAACGACCTGGCCGTGCTGAGTCACCCCGTCTGCCAGGAGTTGGCCGCGGCCGTGGGCGACACCGTGAACGTCGCGATCCGGGACGGCGACGACGTGATCAGCATCGACCAGGCGATCGGTTCGGCGATCATGAGCATCGACTGGGTCGGCCGGCACTCCCCGATGCACGCCACTTCGGCAGGCAAGCTCTTCATGGCGCACATGACCCCCGACGAGATCGCGGAGATCTTCGCGAAGCGGCCGGAGCAGTACACCCCGCACACCATCATCGACCCGGTGCGTCTCGCGGCGGAGCTCAAAGCGGTCCGAGAGCGCGGTTACGCCACCACCAGCGAAGAGCACGAGATCGGCCTGGCCGCCATCGCCGCCCCGGTCCACTCCCTGAACGGCCAGGTCATCGCGGCCGTGACCCTGTCCGGGCCGACCTTCCGGATCAACGAGGACACCATTCCCGACCTCGCGGAACAGGTGATGAAGGCCGGCGCGAAGATCTCCTGGCGCCGGGGCTACGTGAAGCGCGGCTGA